A window of the Pyrodictium abyssi genome harbors these coding sequences:
- a CDS encoding homocitrate synthase/isopropylmalate synthase family protein encodes MFPYTAPPRIMFDGEAPRWFEPEKIVVTDTTLRDGQQGWRPITVQEGLRVYELLVELGGRGAIASAELFLYTPRDRELVKRIREYGADYPKPIGWIRATMNDLKLVIEAGLDETTILTSISDYHIYYKFGVTRDKAFNKYLTVVEEAMKRGIVVRCTLEDATRASLEKNILPFVEKLIALSERYGVTFRVKVADTLGLGLPFPEVAPPRGIPALIEALREAGLAAEQIEFHGHNDLGLVVANHLAAWLHGAGMSNCTLLGIGERAGNCPLEVMLLHYVGLTGRLDRVNLEALPRVVEVLEEMGYSVPEYQPVVGRNAFRTKAGVHIDGLLKNPEVYLPFDPGIVGRRADIAVTAYGGRAAVVMWLRARLPEKIAETIDKDDPRVEAIYREIVRLFEESGRHTPLSDEEMLRIAARYFPEIENS; translated from the coding sequence GTGTTTCCGTACACGGCGCCTCCCCGGATAATGTTCGACGGGGAGGCACCCCGCTGGTTTGAGCCAGAGAAGATAGTGGTAACCGACACCACGCTGAGGGACGGTCAGCAGGGCTGGCGCCCGATAACGGTCCAGGAGGGACTAAGGGTCTACGAGCTACTGGTAGAGCTAGGCGGCCGTGGAGCCATAGCGTCAGCAGAACTCTTCCTCTACACGCCGAGGGACCGCGAGCTAGTAAAGAGGATAAGGGAGTATGGCGCTGACTACCCCAAGCCTATAGGCTGGATAAGGGCCACCATGAACGACCTGAAGCTGGTGATAGAGGCGGGTCTCGACGAGACCACTATACTCACTAGTATAAGCGACTACCACATCTACTACAAGTTTGGCGTGACAAGGGACAAGGCCTTCAACAAATACCTAACGGTAGTCGAGGAGGCTATGAAACGCGGCATAGTTGTGCGGTGTACGCTAGAGGATGCTACGAGGGCGAGTCTCGAGAAGAACATACTACCATTCGTAGAGAAGCTGATAGCCCTTAGCGAGCGGTACGGTGTAACATTCCGCGTAAAGGTGGCGGATACTCTCGGCCTGGGCCTACCGTTCCCTGAGGTGGCGCCACCGCGCGGGATACCGGCGCTCATAGAGGCTCTACGCGAGGCCGGGCTAGCAGCCGAGCAGATAGAGTTCCACGGCCACAATGATCTAGGCCTAGTAGTGGCGAACCATCTGGCAGCCTGGCTCCATGGAGCCGGTATGAGCAACTGTACCCTGCTAGGTATAGGCGAGAGGGCTGGCAACTGCCCGCTGGAGGTAATGCTGCTCCACTATGTTGGTCTCACTGGGCGGCTCGACCGCGTGAACCTAGAAGCACTGCCAAGGGTCGTTGAGGTGCTCGAGGAGATGGGCTACAGTGTGCCAGAGTACCAGCCGGTCGTGGGCCGTAACGCGTTCCGGACAAAGGCTGGCGTGCATATCGACGGTCTGCTGAAGAACCCGGAGGTGTACCTGCCGTTCGACCCAGGCATAGTGGGGAGAAGAGCCGACATAGCTGTGACAGCCTATGGAGGCCGCGCGGCGGTCGTAATGTGGCTGCGTGCGCGGCTGCCAGAGAAGATAGCTGAGACCATAGACAAGGATGACCCACGGGTCGAGGCGATATACAGGGAGATAGTGAGGCTGTTCGAGGAGAGTGGACGCCACACGCCCCTGAGCGACGAGGAGATGCTGCGTATAGCAGCGCGCTACTTCCCCGAAATAGAGAATAGTTAG
- a CDS encoding 3-isopropylmalate dehydratase large subunit — MSAARTLTEKLFEGKLGRVPERGEIVVVPIDLVYAHDGTFTLALDVMKETPLLSRVFDPKRVALFIDHAAPAPTVAAALVHRAMRRFAKEHGVRLFDVGTGISHQVVADEGLVKPGMFVVGADSHTVTGGAFTAFATGVGSTDAAIAMATGKLWMRVPEQVRLKLSGEAPGYIMGKDIVLTIIGMVRSDGMIYKAVEFQGEGLKTISMDSRMTISNMAVEMGAKVGLFPSDAVAREWYRVNHGTEVPLLEPDAGAEYDEELELELPRLEPVVAAPPNVDNVKPVREVEGLEVDQVFIGSCTNGRYEDYVAAARILKGRRVKDGVRCIAVPASRKVYERLLRNGIIDILVEAGCFVAFGTCGPCIGAHLGLLGEGEVAVSTTNRNFTGRMGHKESKVYLASPATAAAAAVTGRITDPRELLPADARLMVVDPSYSFKP; from the coding sequence TTGAGCGCGGCACGTACCCTTACAGAGAAACTCTTCGAGGGTAAGCTTGGTCGAGTACCGGAGAGAGGAGAGATAGTAGTAGTCCCTATCGACCTAGTATACGCCCACGACGGCACATTCACGCTGGCCCTAGACGTGATGAAGGAGACGCCACTGCTCAGCCGCGTATTCGACCCCAAGCGTGTAGCACTGTTCATCGACCACGCAGCGCCAGCGCCGACGGTGGCGGCAGCGCTGGTACACCGCGCAATGAGGCGCTTCGCTAAGGAGCATGGTGTGAGGCTCTTCGACGTGGGTACAGGGATAAGCCACCAGGTCGTCGCCGACGAGGGCCTCGTAAAGCCGGGAATGTTCGTCGTGGGTGCGGATAGCCACACCGTGACGGGCGGCGCCTTTACCGCCTTCGCTACAGGTGTCGGGAGTACTGACGCTGCTATAGCGATGGCTACGGGCAAGCTATGGATGCGCGTACCCGAGCAGGTAAGGCTCAAGCTCAGCGGGGAGGCCCCCGGCTACATAATGGGTAAGGACATAGTGCTCACGATCATAGGCATGGTCCGCTCCGACGGCATGATATACAAGGCGGTAGAGTTCCAGGGCGAGGGCCTAAAAACGATATCCATGGACTCCAGGATGACCATAAGCAACATGGCCGTGGAGATGGGCGCTAAGGTGGGCCTCTTCCCTTCAGACGCTGTGGCTAGAGAGTGGTACCGGGTGAACCACGGCACAGAGGTGCCACTGCTAGAGCCCGACGCGGGGGCTGAGTACGACGAGGAGCTGGAGCTGGAGCTTCCGCGCCTCGAGCCAGTAGTCGCAGCACCGCCAAACGTCGACAACGTTAAGCCCGTCCGCGAGGTCGAGGGCCTAGAGGTCGACCAGGTGTTCATAGGGAGCTGCACCAACGGCCGCTACGAGGACTACGTGGCTGCTGCCCGGATACTCAAGGGCCGCCGGGTGAAGGACGGGGTACGCTGCATAGCCGTGCCAGCGTCCCGTAAGGTCTACGAGAGGCTACTACGTAACGGCATAATAGACATACTCGTCGAGGCTGGCTGCTTCGTAGCATTCGGCACCTGTGGCCCCTGCATAGGCGCGCACCTCGGCCTCCTCGGCGAGGGCGAGGTAGCGGTATCAACAACTAACAGAAACTTCACCGGCCGCATGGGCCACAAGGAGTCGAAAGTCTACCTCGCAAGCCCCGCGACAGCCGCAGCAGCTGCCGTGACCGGGCGGATAACAGACCCACGGGAACTCCTACCCGC
- a CDS encoding KamA family radical SAM protein gives MQMLMQEQYDYARIHRTDVPLQIMKPATNINLDEFLWSEDPNIKEILLTSSSLEDARRSLFLYLNQLEWSLLNGERKLHPLIEAVARDAIRVFKNIIAPRNEKLTGYSALYHLWRLAKDGQTAAKEVDEGFVYEFKHLFKAINGRPDIYPAKYAEGLEQVDFNRIKGREAGVARSNYLDELAKRVKEYLKRYPSGLDPKVVEKRRENVKRILEVLGGSMDDWRDYRWHFRNVLKGRRGIKILQDLVRLDEDDVKALVDALEYKVPFGVTPYYLHLFDLDAPWSRDYQVRRQVLPPLHYVKTMIEHREEREYYFDFMGEHDTSPHPLITRRYPMVAILKAANTCPQICVYCQRNWEIVTAMDPEGIPTKKLIDKAIDWFAEHPEIRDVLVTGGDPMILSDDTIEHIIKRLSELDHVELIRIGTRILVTVPFRITDELAEMLGSYIEPGKRVVTISTHFESAYEVTPEVAEAAFKLRRNGLMIYNQQVYTFWVSRRFETVALRIALKKAGIDPYYNFYPKGKWETKDYLVPVARMLQERKEEARLLPGSFRTEEPVFNVPRLGKNHLRAGQDHELIMIRPDGRRVYLWHPWEKNIQLVDPYIYTDIVSIKMYLDKLQEVFGEDPEDYKSIWYYY, from the coding sequence GGAGATACTTCTCACGTCCAGCAGCCTCGAGGACGCTAGGCGCAGCCTCTTCCTATACCTAAACCAGCTCGAGTGGAGCCTGCTCAACGGCGAGCGCAAGCTCCACCCACTCATAGAGGCGGTAGCCCGCGACGCGATACGCGTGTTCAAGAACATTATAGCCCCGAGGAACGAGAAGCTCACAGGCTACAGCGCCCTATACCACCTATGGCGCCTAGCTAAGGACGGCCAGACAGCAGCAAAAGAAGTCGACGAAGGCTTCGTATACGAGTTCAAGCACCTATTCAAGGCGATAAACGGCAGGCCCGACATCTACCCTGCGAAGTACGCTGAGGGACTCGAGCAGGTAGACTTCAACAGAATAAAGGGCCGCGAGGCCGGAGTAGCGAGGAGCAACTACCTAGACGAGCTAGCCAAGAGGGTTAAGGAATATCTCAAGCGGTACCCTAGCGGGCTAGACCCCAAGGTGGTTGAGAAGAGAAGGGAAAACGTGAAACGAATACTAGAGGTCCTCGGCGGCAGCATGGATGACTGGAGGGACTACCGCTGGCACTTCCGCAACGTGCTGAAGGGCCGTCGCGGGATCAAGATACTCCAGGACCTAGTACGCCTCGACGAGGACGATGTAAAAGCTCTAGTTGATGCCCTAGAGTACAAGGTGCCCTTCGGCGTAACCCCGTACTATCTACACCTCTTCGACCTAGACGCCCCGTGGAGCCGGGATTACCAGGTAAGACGCCAGGTGCTGCCCCCGCTCCACTACGTCAAGACCATGATAGAGCACCGTGAGGAGCGCGAGTACTACTTCGACTTCATGGGCGAGCACGATACCAGCCCGCATCCGCTCATAACCCGCCGCTACCCGATGGTAGCGATATTGAAGGCCGCCAATACGTGTCCGCAGATATGTGTCTACTGTCAGCGTAACTGGGAGATAGTAACAGCGATGGACCCCGAGGGTATACCGACAAAGAAGCTCATAGACAAGGCCATAGACTGGTTCGCTGAGCACCCGGAGATACGCGACGTACTAGTGACCGGCGGCGACCCAATGATACTAAGCGACGACACGATAGAGCACATTATCAAGAGGCTCTCGGAGCTAGACCATGTAGAGCTGATACGCATAGGCACACGTATACTCGTGACCGTGCCCTTCAGGATAACGGACGAGCTCGCAGAGATGCTCGGCAGCTACATAGAGCCAGGCAAGCGCGTGGTAACCATATCAACGCACTTCGAGTCGGCATACGAGGTGACGCCCGAGGTAGCTGAGGCTGCGTTTAAGCTGCGCCGCAACGGCCTAATGATATACAACCAGCAGGTATACACGTTCTGGGTGAGCCGCCGCTTCGAGACAGTAGCGCTGAGGATAGCGCTGAAGAAGGCCGGGATAGACCCCTACTACAACTTCTACCCTAAGGGCAAGTGGGAGACCAAGGACTACCTCGTACCGGTGGCGAGGATGCTACAGGAGCGTAAGGAGGAGGCACGCCTGCTGCCAGGCAGCTTCCGCACCGAGGAGCCAGTCTTCAATGTGCCGAGGCTCGGTAAGAACCATCTGCGCGCAGGCCAGGACCACGAGCTGATAATGATACGGCCCGATGGGCGCCGCGTATACCTCTGGCACCCCTGGGAGAAGAACATACAGCTAGTAGACCCATACATATACACAGACATAGTGTCGATAAAGATGTACCTCGACAAGCTACAGGAGGTCTTCGGCGAAGACCCAGAAGACTACAAGAGCATATGGTACTACTACTAG